In the genome of Deinobacterium chartae, one region contains:
- a CDS encoding sodium:solute symporter family transporter — MNATLLLFLVIVGLTLIVTYFASRATKSASDFYVGGRSITAGQNGLAIAGDYLSAASFLGIAGLIALSGFDGFMYSVGFFVAYLVVLFVVAEPLRNVGKYTIADVLDYRLKNPRVRTFSALSTFTITTFYMIAQVVGAGALISLLSGGVVPPTFSIPLVGVMMIVYVVFGGMLATTWVQIIKAVLLMLASLIMSLMVLGHFDWSLSGLLGEVADRYGNASLNAGLKYTNPIDLISLGLALVLGTAGLPHILVRFYTVPTAQAARMSIVWAMVIIGAFYVLTMIMGNGAAVLVGREPIVAANAAGNMAAPLLAQTLGGELFLAFVSAVAFATILAVVAGLTITASTAVAHDIYNSVLRGGQASEVEQVRVARLATIVIGVLAIVLGILAKDQNVAFLVALAFAVAASANLPVILYALFWRRFNTGGAIAGIVGGIAVSLILIALSPNIMGVDPPEKTAARHLIQAPPIFPLENPGIVSIPAGFLCAYLGTVLTARRREEEEAFDEMHVRAYTGLGAE; from the coding sequence GTGAACGCTACGCTGTTGCTGTTTCTGGTCATCGTGGGGCTCACGCTGATCGTGACCTACTTCGCCTCGAGGGCCACCAAGTCGGCCTCGGACTTTTACGTCGGCGGACGCTCGATCACCGCCGGACAAAACGGCCTGGCGATCGCGGGCGACTACCTCTCGGCGGCGTCGTTTCTGGGCATCGCCGGACTGATCGCCCTGAGCGGTTTCGACGGCTTCATGTACTCGGTGGGCTTTTTTGTGGCCTACCTGGTGGTGCTGTTCGTGGTGGCCGAGCCGCTGCGCAACGTCGGCAAGTACACCATCGCAGACGTGCTGGACTACCGGCTGAAAAATCCGCGCGTGCGCACCTTCTCGGCGCTGTCCACCTTCACCATCACCACCTTCTACATGATCGCGCAGGTGGTGGGGGCCGGGGCTCTGATCTCGCTGCTCTCGGGCGGGGTGGTGCCGCCCACCTTCTCGATTCCGCTGGTCGGCGTGATGATGATCGTGTACGTGGTGTTCGGCGGCATGCTGGCCACCACCTGGGTACAGATCATCAAGGCGGTGCTGCTGATGCTGGCCTCGCTGATCATGTCGCTGATGGTGCTGGGGCACTTCGACTGGAGCCTCTCCGGGCTGCTGGGCGAAGTGGCCGACCGCTACGGCAACGCGTCGCTCAACGCCGGACTGAAGTACACCAACCCCATCGACCTGATCTCGCTGGGCTTGGCCCTCGTGCTCGGGACCGCCGGACTGCCGCACATCCTGGTGCGTTTCTACACGGTGCCAACCGCGCAGGCGGCGCGGATGAGCATCGTGTGGGCCATGGTGATCATCGGAGCTTTTTACGTGCTGACCATGATCATGGGCAACGGCGCGGCGGTTCTGGTCGGGCGTGAGCCGATCGTAGCGGCCAACGCGGCGGGCAACATGGCTGCGCCCCTGCTGGCCCAGACCCTGGGCGGCGAACTGTTCCTCGCCTTCGTGTCAGCGGTGGCGTTCGCCACCATCTTGGCGGTGGTCGCGGGGCTGACCATCACCGCTTCCACCGCCGTGGCGCACGACATCTACAACTCGGTCCTGCGCGGCGGGCAGGCCAGCGAGGTCGAACAGGTCCGCGTGGCGCGGCTCGCCACCATCGTGATCGGGGTGCTCGCCATCGTGCTGGGCATTCTGGCCAAGGACCAGAACGTGGCCTTCTTGGTCGCCCTGGCCTTTGCGGTCGCCGCCTCGGCCAACCTGCCGGTGATCCTCTACGCGCTGTTCTGGCGCCGCTTCAATACCGGTGGGGCGATTGCGGGCATCGTGGGCGGCATCGCCGTATCGCTGATCCTGATTGCGCTGAGCCCCAACATCATGGGCGTAGACCCGCCCGAGAAGACCGCCGCGCGCCACCTGATCCAGGCCCCGCCGATCTTTCCCCTCGAGAATCCCGGCATCGTCTCGATTCCGGCCGGATTCCTGTGCGCCTACCTGGGTACGGTCCTGACCGCCCGGCGCCGCGAGGAGGAGGAGGCCTTCGACGAGATGCACGTGCGGGCCTATACCGGCCTCGGCGCCGAGTAA
- the acs gene encoding acetate--CoA ligase has translation MSENRIDNVLHETRHFEPSPEFRAQARYSLEDYQRLYRQSLEDPDTFWGSVASELHWFTPWQRVLEWNEPFAKWFVGGQTNIAYNALDRHLQARGDKTAIVWEGEDGEVRRYSYRELHRQVCRAANLLLSLGVQTGDRVVIYLPMIPEVAIAMLACARIGATHTVVFGGFSAGALADRINDSGARLLITADGSYRKGAVVPLKSNADEAAQSTPNLERMLVVRRTGQPVPMQPGRDLWWDESLEDVPDQHEAVALDAEHPLYILYTSGSTGKPKGVLHTTGGYMVNTYLTAGAVFDLKEDDVYWCTADVGWVTGHSYVVYGMLLNGATVLMYEGAPNYPDMGRFWKIVQDHRVTILYTAPTAIRSFMRAGNEWPAKYDLSSLRLLGSVGEPINPEAWIWYFQTIGGGRCPVVDTWWQTETGAIMLTTLPGAHATKPGSAGVPMFGIEPAIVDNEGHELGADEGGLLVIKRPWPSMLRTIYGDDNRYRSQYWGEIPHVYFAGDGARRDADGYYTIVGRIDDVLNVSGHRLGTMEVESALVSHPAVAEAAVVGRPDPVKGEGIVAFVTLQTGAQVGGDELRAHVSKEIGAIARPDEIRFADALPKTRSGKIMRRLLRQIASGEELKGDTSTLEDAGVLEQLRTVH, from the coding sequence ATGTCCGAAAACCGTATCGACAACGTGCTGCATGAAACCCGTCATTTCGAGCCCTCGCCCGAGTTCAGGGCTCAGGCCCGCTATTCGCTCGAGGACTACCAGCGTCTGTACCGCCAGAGCCTCGAGGACCCCGATACCTTCTGGGGCTCGGTGGCCTCTGAGCTGCACTGGTTCACGCCCTGGCAGCGCGTCCTCGAGTGGAACGAGCCGTTTGCAAAGTGGTTTGTGGGCGGACAGACCAACATCGCGTACAACGCGCTCGATCGCCACCTGCAGGCGCGCGGCGACAAGACCGCCATCGTCTGGGAAGGCGAGGACGGCGAGGTGCGCCGGTACAGCTACCGCGAGCTGCACCGCCAGGTGTGCCGCGCGGCCAACCTGCTGCTCTCGCTCGGGGTGCAGACCGGCGACCGGGTGGTCATCTACCTGCCGATGATTCCCGAAGTGGCCATCGCCATGCTGGCCTGCGCGCGCATCGGCGCCACCCACACGGTGGTCTTCGGCGGCTTCAGCGCGGGCGCGCTCGCCGACCGCATCAACGACTCCGGAGCCCGCCTGCTGATCACCGCCGACGGCAGCTACCGCAAGGGCGCGGTGGTGCCGCTCAAGTCCAACGCCGACGAAGCCGCGCAGAGCACCCCGAACCTCGAGCGCATGCTGGTGGTGCGCCGCACCGGTCAGCCGGTACCGATGCAGCCCGGGCGCGACCTGTGGTGGGACGAATCCCTCGAGGACGTGCCGGACCAGCACGAGGCGGTGGCCCTCGACGCCGAGCACCCGCTGTACATCCTGTACACCTCGGGTTCGACCGGCAAGCCCAAGGGCGTGCTGCACACCACCGGCGGCTACATGGTGAACACCTACCTCACCGCCGGGGCCGTGTTCGACCTCAAAGAGGACGACGTGTACTGGTGCACCGCCGACGTCGGCTGGGTGACCGGCCACAGTTACGTGGTCTACGGCATGCTGCTCAATGGGGCCACGGTGCTGATGTACGAGGGAGCACCCAACTACCCGGACATGGGCCGTTTCTGGAAGATCGTGCAAGACCACCGGGTCACGATCCTGTACACCGCGCCCACCGCGATCCGTTCGTTCATGCGCGCGGGCAACGAGTGGCCGGCCAAGTACGACCTCTCGAGCCTGCGCCTGCTTGGCTCGGTGGGCGAGCCGATCAACCCCGAGGCCTGGATCTGGTACTTCCAGACCATCGGCGGCGGGCGCTGCCCGGTCGTGGACACCTGGTGGCAGACCGAGACCGGGGCGATCATGCTGACCACGCTGCCCGGCGCACACGCCACCAAGCCCGGTTCGGCCGGCGTGCCGATGTTCGGCATCGAGCCCGCCATCGTGGACAACGAAGGACACGAACTGGGCGCGGACGAGGGCGGGCTGCTGGTGATCAAGCGCCCGTGGCCCTCGATGCTGCGCACGATCTACGGTGACGACAACCGCTACCGCAGCCAGTACTGGGGCGAGATCCCGCACGTGTACTTCGCCGGCGACGGTGCCCGCCGCGACGCGGACGGTTACTACACCATCGTGGGCCGCATCGACGACGTGCTGAACGTCTCCGGTCACCGCCTGGGCACCATGGAGGTCGAAAGCGCCCTGGTCAGCCATCCGGCGGTGGCCGAGGCAGCGGTGGTGGGCCGTCCTGATCCGGTCAAGGGCGAGGGCATCGTGGCCTTCGTGACCCTGCAGACCGGGGCGCAAGTCGGCGGCGACGAGCTGCGTGCCCACGTCTCCAAGGAGATCGGCGCGATTGCGCGCCCCGATGAGATCCGCTTTGCCGACGCGCTGCCCAAGACCCGCTCGGGCAAGATCATGCGCCGGTTGCTGCGCCAGATCGCCTCGGGCGAGGAGCTCAAGGGTGACACCTCGACCCTCGAGGACGCCGGGGTGCTGGAGCAGCTCCGGACCGTGCACTGA
- a CDS encoding GntR family transcriptional regulator, protein MAKYPLIKATLKERLLSSHYPEGLPLPSEPQLAKEFEVSRMTARRAIDELEREGYVYRIQGAGTFPTGKRFRQGVFRIRPFREWARGAETGTRILQARVLDATPEIAIVLQIQPGEPVVFVHRLRSAGDENLVIEKRYINFEMAGDVLKHNLAVESIHEVLVEKLGLHLTRVEQSLEAVNLRAEEAELLRVPLGTAAFLLRRATYAGTRRVAYVNYWVRGDRYAFQDTFEP, encoded by the coding sequence ATGGCGAAATACCCCCTCATCAAGGCAACCCTCAAGGAGCGCCTGCTCAGCAGCCACTACCCCGAAGGCCTCCCGCTGCCCTCCGAACCGCAGCTGGCCAAAGAATTCGAAGTGTCGCGCATGACCGCGCGCCGGGCGATCGACGAACTCGAACGCGAAGGTTACGTTTACCGCATTCAGGGGGCCGGGACCTTTCCCACCGGCAAACGCTTTCGCCAGGGTGTTTTTCGCATCCGCCCCTTCCGCGAGTGGGCACGCGGCGCCGAGACCGGCACCCGCATTCTGCAGGCCCGCGTCTTAGACGCCACGCCCGAGATCGCCATCGTGCTGCAGATCCAGCCGGGCGAGCCGGTGGTCTTCGTACACCGCCTGCGCTCGGCCGGCGACGAGAACCTGGTGATCGAGAAGCGCTACATCAACTTCGAGATGGCCGGCGACGTCCTCAAACACAACCTGGCCGTCGAGTCGATTCACGAGGTGCTGGTCGAGAAGCTGGGACTGCACCTGACCCGCGTGGAGCAGAGCCTCGAGGCGGTCAACCTGCGCGCCGAGGAAGCCGAGCTGCTGCGCGTGCCGCTGGGCACAGCCGCTTTCTTGCTGCGGCGCGCCACCTACGCCGGGACGCGTCGCGTCGCGTACGTGAACTACTGGGTGCGGGGAGACCGCTATGCGTTTCAGGATACCTTCGAGCCGTAA
- a CDS encoding DUF485 domain-containing protein: protein MRSLSRSEHAGRIAEQPSFKALVRQRNRFVIGMTVFSLVFYLLLPLLAGYAREFMATPVWGNINIAYLFAFAQFVVGGVLAALYVRRAAQFDQTVARLKEEL, encoded by the coding sequence ATGCGATCGCTCAGCCGTTCGGAGCATGCAGGCCGCATTGCCGAACAACCGTCGTTCAAGGCGCTGGTGCGCCAACGCAACCGTTTTGTCATAGGCATGACCGTGTTTTCGCTGGTGTTCTACCTGCTGTTGCCCCTGCTGGCCGGTTACGCCCGGGAATTCATGGCGACCCCGGTCTGGGGCAACATCAACATCGCCTATCTGTTCGCCTTCGCGCAGTTCGTGGTGGGCGGCGTGCTGGCTGCCCTCTACGTGCGCCGCGCCGCACAATTTGACCAGACCGTCGCGCGCCTGAAGGAGGAACTGTGA
- a CDS encoding elongation factor G — MRVSVSVVGHSSAGKTSLVEALLHRAGAISRPGRVEDGNTQSDFSPLEQRRKMSVQASVLPLAWQGSELLLLDAPGFADFAGEIRGALRAADNTLVVVSAVAGVEVGTERVWATAEDFGMPRIIAVNKTDRERADFHTVLEELRSTLSGAIVATHLPRGEAAAFGGVVDVLSGRSSDGSALPIDLEELLETERARLVECVVETDEALLERFLADEVISEEELRAALLAAVRAGQVFPVLPVSAFSEVGVGELLDLMVSGLREAASRPPLTAVDGQTRDPDPTAPFSARVWRSSTDPFLGKVAYLRVWSGSLKPGQPVLNARRGVSFTPAHLYVMRGKDLVEVPELRAGDIAALTKLSEVGIGDTLCDPAHPLDYGPMKLPEPTSELALHPKSRADEDKLATQLARLLEDDLTLRFERRAETGEMVLAGLGDLHLEIATDKLALLGVNVETSLPKIPYRETVRGTARAQGKHKKQSGGHGQYGDCWLRVEPAQGFAFASEVVGGAIPSKFIPSIQKGVEESLARGVLAGFPVQDVRVVVYDGSYHEVDSSDIAFKTAAGIAFREAMAQAKPTLLEPVVQLRVYVPERCTGDVISDLQTRRARVQGIESSGPLSVITATVPLAEVQAYSPQLRSISSGRGAYSLKPAGYEEVPRNLQAGIIASRQLETA, encoded by the coding sequence ATGCGTGTCAGTGTTTCGGTCGTCGGTCACTCCAGCGCCGGTAAGACGAGCCTCGTCGAGGCCCTGCTCCACCGTGCGGGCGCGATCTCGCGTCCCGGCCGGGTAGAAGACGGCAACACCCAGAGCGACTTCTCTCCGCTCGAGCAGCGCCGCAAGATGAGCGTGCAGGCCTCGGTGCTGCCGCTCGCGTGGCAGGGCAGCGAACTGCTGCTGCTCGACGCGCCGGGCTTCGCCGACTTTGCGGGAGAAATCCGGGGTGCGCTGCGTGCTGCCGACAACACCCTGGTGGTGGTCTCGGCGGTGGCGGGCGTGGAGGTGGGAACCGAGCGGGTGTGGGCCACCGCCGAGGACTTCGGGATGCCGCGCATCATCGCGGTCAACAAGACCGACCGCGAACGCGCCGATTTTCACACGGTCCTCGAGGAACTGCGCAGCACCCTGAGCGGTGCGATCGTAGCCACCCACCTGCCGCGCGGCGAGGCGGCGGCGTTTGGCGGGGTGGTAGACGTGCTCTCGGGCCGCAGCAGCGACGGTTCGGCGCTTCCCATCGACCTCGAGGAACTGCTGGAGACCGAGCGCGCGCGGCTGGTCGAGTGCGTGGTCGAGACCGACGAGGCGCTGCTCGAGCGCTTTTTGGCCGACGAGGTGATTTCCGAGGAGGAGCTGCGCGCGGCGCTGCTGGCCGCCGTGCGCGCCGGACAGGTGTTCCCGGTGCTGCCGGTCTCGGCCTTCAGCGAGGTGGGGGTGGGCGAACTGCTCGACTTGATGGTGAGTGGGCTGCGCGAGGCGGCCTCGAGGCCGCCGCTGACTGCCGTGGACGGCCAGACCCGCGATCCGGACCCGACGGCGCCGTTCAGTGCGCGGGTCTGGCGTTCGAGCACCGATCCGTTTTTGGGCAAGGTGGCGTACCTGCGGGTGTGGAGCGGCAGCCTCAAGCCCGGCCAGCCGGTGTTGAACGCGCGCCGGGGTGTGAGTTTCACCCCGGCGCACCTCTACGTGATGCGCGGCAAGGACCTCGTGGAGGTGCCCGAACTGCGCGCGGGCGACATCGCGGCCCTCACCAAGCTGAGCGAGGTGGGAATCGGGGACACGCTGTGTGATCCGGCGCACCCGCTCGACTACGGCCCGATGAAGCTGCCCGAGCCGACCTCGGAGCTGGCGCTGCACCCGAAGTCGCGCGCCGACGAGGACAAGCTGGCCACTCAGCTCGCCCGCCTGCTCGAGGACGACCTGACCCTGCGCTTCGAGCGCCGCGCCGAAACCGGCGAGATGGTGCTCGCAGGACTGGGCGACTTGCACCTGGAGATCGCCACCGACAAGCTGGCGCTGCTGGGCGTGAACGTGGAGACCTCGCTGCCCAAGATCCCTTACCGCGAGACCGTGCGCGGGACGGCACGGGCGCAGGGCAAGCACAAGAAGCAGTCGGGCGGGCACGGGCAGTACGGCGACTGCTGGCTGCGCGTCGAGCCGGCCCAGGGCTTCGCGTTCGCCAGCGAGGTGGTGGGCGGAGCCATCCCCAGCAAGTTCATTCCCTCGATCCAAAAGGGGGTGGAGGAGAGCCTCGCGCGCGGTGTGCTGGCGGGCTTCCCGGTACAAGACGTCCGGGTGGTGGTGTACGACGGCTCCTACCACGAGGTGGACTCGTCGGACATCGCCTTTAAGACGGCTGCGGGCATCGCTTTCCGTGAGGCGATGGCTCAGGCCAAACCGACCCTGCTCGAGCCGGTGGTGCAGCTGCGGGTGTACGTGCCCGAGCGCTGCACCGGCGACGTGATCTCGGACCTGCAGACCCGTCGCGCGCGGGTGCAGGGCATCGAGTCGTCGGGTCCGCTGAGCGTGATCACGGCGACCGTGCCGCTGGCCGAGGTGCAGGCCTACAGCCCGCAACTGCGCTCGATTTCCAGCGGACGCGGGGCGTATTCGCTGAAACCCGCCGGCTACGAGGAGGTGCCGCGTAACCTGCAGGCGGGCATCATCGCCTCGAGGCAGCTCGAGACGGCCTGA
- a CDS encoding Gfo/Idh/MocA family protein has protein sequence MTLLMTLRWGLLGTARISRSSLLPALRAAGQQIVAVGSRDTARAEAFAREEGIARGGSYDDLLNDPSIEAVYNPLPNSEHLPMTLRALAAGKHVLCEKPLALNAAEVEQMYAAARRAGRVVLEAFSYRFHPQVDRALELVRSGGIGELRRMQGSFCFQLTRPEDIRWSPELGGGALYDVGCYPINLARLLAGSDPVRATGWAELTERGVDHTFSGSLEFAAARLGFDCSFVLARSQSFTALGTEGSVHLELPFSSKGQAVVLRVNGLEERFEPCDPYQRMVEHFAAVAGGETARWGEADALGQARTLDALFASAQAGRPVEL, from the coding sequence ATGACCTTGCTCATGACACTACGCTGGGGTTTACTGGGAACTGCCCGCATCAGCCGTTCGTCGCTGCTGCCCGCACTGCGCGCCGCCGGGCAGCAGATCGTGGCGGTCGGCTCGCGTGACACCGCAAGGGCCGAGGCGTTTGCGCGCGAAGAAGGCATCGCGCGCGGAGGCAGCTACGACGACTTGCTGAATGACCCGTCCATCGAGGCGGTGTACAACCCGCTGCCCAACTCCGAGCACCTGCCGATGACCCTGCGCGCCCTCGCGGCGGGCAAGCACGTGCTGTGCGAAAAGCCGCTGGCCCTCAACGCCGCCGAGGTCGAGCAGATGTACGCGGCGGCCCGCCGGGCCGGCCGGGTGGTCCTCGAGGCGTTCTCGTACCGCTTTCACCCACAGGTGGACCGTGCGCTCGAGCTGGTGCGCTCGGGCGGCATCGGTGAGCTGCGCCGCATGCAGGGCAGCTTCTGCTTTCAGCTGACCCGGCCCGAGGACATCCGCTGGTCGCCCGAACTGGGCGGCGGCGCGCTGTACGACGTGGGCTGCTACCCGATCAACCTGGCGCGCCTGCTGGCCGGAAGCGACCCGGTGCGCGCGACCGGCTGGGCCGAGCTGACCGAGCGCGGGGTGGACCACACCTTCTCGGGCAGCCTCGAGTTCGCAGCGGCGCGGCTGGGCTTTGACTGCTCGTTCGTGCTGGCGCGCAGCCAGAGCTTCACGGCCCTGGGCACCGAGGGCAGCGTGCACCTCGAGTTGCCGTTTTCCAGCAAGGGCCAGGCGGTGGTGCTGCGGGTGAACGGCCTCGAGGAGCGCTTTGAGCCGTGCGACCCCTACCAGCGCATGGTAGAGCACTTCGCAGCGGTCGCGGGCGGGGAGACGGCGCGCTGGGGCGAGGCGGACGCGCTCGGTCAGGCGCGCACGCTCGACGCGCTGTTCGCTTCGGCCCAGGCCGGACGTCCGGTCGAGCTGTAA
- a CDS encoding aminopeptidase, whose product MPLTFEERLDRYAALLVHIGVNLQPGQRLLLSTDLACAPLARRIAKHAYALGAPLVNTIWNDAETTRMRYLHAEPGTLSEFPEWRARLWHETAERGDAFLHVTSEDPTLLADIDPELVDRERRARQFHLQPFSERMRKNAFAWCRAAAPSPAWAARVFPDLPEQAAVARLWEDIFRANRVDEPDPVSAWRDHLASLQRRADELNARRYRAVHLRGPGTDLEVGLADTHRWVGGASPTPSGVLFAGNIPTEELFTAPHRERVSGTVRSTKPLSLWGTLVEDIELRFEAGRIVSARASRGQEALQRTLDTDAGARFLGEVALVPSTSPVAATGTLFFDSLYDENVACHLAFGYAFRENFERGNDLTDEEVAALGGNDSLTHVDFMVGGAEVDVDGLREDGTREPLLRNGDWAF is encoded by the coding sequence GTGCCCCTGACCTTCGAAGAACGCCTTGACCGCTACGCCGCCCTGCTCGTGCACATCGGCGTCAACCTTCAACCCGGCCAGCGCCTGCTGCTCAGCACCGACCTCGCCTGCGCGCCGCTGGCACGCCGGATCGCGAAGCACGCCTACGCGCTGGGAGCTCCGCTGGTCAACACGATCTGGAACGACGCGGAAACGACGCGCATGCGTTACCTGCACGCCGAGCCGGGCACGCTCTCGGAATTTCCCGAGTGGCGCGCCCGGCTGTGGCACGAGACCGCCGAGCGTGGCGACGCCTTTTTGCACGTCACTTCCGAGGACCCTACGCTGCTGGCCGACATCGACCCGGAGCTGGTAGACCGCGAGCGCCGTGCCCGCCAGTTCCACCTGCAGCCCTTCTCGGAACGGATGCGCAAAAACGCCTTCGCGTGGTGTCGTGCCGCCGCCCCCAGCCCCGCCTGGGCCGCGCGCGTCTTTCCGGACCTGCCCGAGCAGGCGGCGGTCGCTCGCCTCTGGGAGGATATCTTCCGCGCCAACCGCGTGGACGAGCCGGACCCGGTGAGTGCTTGGCGCGACCACCTCGCGAGTCTTCAGCGCCGCGCGGACGAGCTCAACGCGCGCCGCTACCGCGCCGTCCACCTGCGCGGGCCCGGCACCGACCTCGAGGTGGGCCTCGCCGACACCCACCGGTGGGTCGGCGGCGCTTCTCCGACCCCTTCCGGCGTGCTGTTCGCCGGAAACATTCCGACCGAGGAGCTCTTTACCGCGCCGCACCGCGAACGCGTGAGCGGTACGGTGCGGTCCACCAAACCCCTGAGCCTCTGGGGAACGCTGGTAGAGGATATCGAGCTGCGCTTCGAGGCGGGCCGCATCGTCAGCGCCCGCGCTTCGCGCGGCCAGGAAGCGCTGCAACGCACGCTGGATACCGACGCCGGAGCCCGCTTTCTTGGCGAAGTGGCCCTCGTACCCTCCACCTCGCCCGTCGCCGCGACCGGAACGCTTTTTTTTGACAGCCTCTACGACGAAAACGTCGCCTGCCACCTGGCCTTCGGCTACGCGTTCCGCGAGAACTTCGAGCGCGGCAACGACCTCACGGACGAGGAGGTCGCAGCGCTCGGCGGCAACGACAGCCTCACGCACGTGGACTTCATGGTGGGCGGCGCGGAAGTGGACGTAGACGGCCTGCGCGAGGACGGCACGCGCGAACCGCTGCTGCGAAACGGCGACTGGGCCTTTTGA